In Molothrus ater isolate BHLD 08-10-18 breed brown headed cowbird chromosome 19, BPBGC_Mater_1.1, whole genome shotgun sequence, a single genomic region encodes these proteins:
- the ARHGDIA gene encoding rho GDP-dissociation inhibitor 1, which produces MAEQEPTAEQLAQIAAENEEDEHSVNYKPPAQKSIQEIQELDKDDESLRKYKEALLGAVTVSADPNAPNVVVTKLTLVCATAPGPLELDLTGDLESYKKQSFVLKEGVEYRIKISFRVNREIVSGLKYIQHTFRKGVKIDKTEYMVGSYGPRAEEYEFLTPMEEAPKGMLARGSYNIKSKFTDDDKTDHLSWEWNLTIKKDWKD; this is translated from the exons atggcagagcaggagccaacGGCAGAGCAGCTGGCCCAGATTGCAGCGGAGAATGAGGAGGATGAGCACTCTGTCAACTACAAGCCTCCTGCCCAGAAGAGCATCCAGGAGATCCAGGAGCTGGACAAGGACGACGAGAGCCTGCGCAAGTACAAGGAGGCCCTGCTGGGCGCCGTCACTGTCAGCGCAG ATCCCAACGCTCCAAATGTGGTGGTGACCAAACTGACCTTGGTCTGTGCTACTGCTCCAGGCCCCCTGGAGCTGGACCTGACag GTGATCTGGAAAGCTACAAGAAGCAATCGTTTGTGCTGAAGGAGGGCGTGGAATACCGGATAAAAATCTCCTTTAGG GTAAACCGGGAGATTGTGTCAGGATTGAAGTACATCCAGCACACGTTCCGGAAAGGGGTGAAAA tTGACAAGACCGAGTACATGGTTGGGAGCTATGGCCCCCGAGCAGAGGAGTACGAGTTTCTGACCCCCATGGAAGAGGCCCCCAAGGGCATGCTAGCCCGGGGCAGCTACAACATCAAATCCAAGTTCACAGATGATGATAAGACTGACCACCTGTCCTGGGAGTGGAACCTGACCATCAAGAAGGATTGGAAGGACTAG